Below is a genomic region from Halorussus caseinilyticus.
CGATTCACCGGAGGGATATGGAATAGATTAATGGCGGGGCGGCGAGATGGTCGGGTAGAGCGCATGTACCGGAAAATTGACCGTTCATTCCAACCAACCGCACGGCCTACTTACTTCTCAAATTGCGCTAACTAGACAGTGCCTGAGAGTCACAGCTGTTTGTTTTCGTACTTGATAACTGTTCAGATCGCAGTTGTTGTTTATTGATTGCTTAGCACGTCAAGTCGCTCTTTCGCGGCCTCTAACTCTTCTCCAAGTCGGAGCAAGTAATCATCTTTTTTGAGGTCAGGATTTAGTTTGAGGACATCACGGTAGTACTCCTCAGAAGCCTGAACAAGTTCAGTAATCCACTCCTGTTTTGTAACTGTAAATGTCCTTTCCATTTCCCAACGTTCTTCAGGGTTTTCTGCACCTTCAAGATGGAGACAATGAGTAAGATCAACTGTCTCGTCGTAAGGCTCAGCCACAAGATACGATGGACCATTCCGAAATGTAACCCTCGTCTCAGATCCGGAGACAATTGCTTCTGTTTGAGCAAGTAAACGTGCCAAATCTTCTGACAGCCACACACCAACGTAAGTGTCATCAGTTCCAATGAGATACTCTCCGTCAATCTTAGTTTTCAGATGACCAAATGGGTCTGAGTCGTTTTCGTCGCAAACCCGCTGCCGAAAGTTCTCGGCATACGTGATTTCAAACTTGACAGCAGACGTTGTCGGAACCATACCGTTACTTCACTCCTTGTCCCGGGATTACTCTTCGAACCGAACTACCTTTCTCTGGAAAGGCAGTTTCAATGGAACCGTCCGGTTGCACGACAACCCGCATTTGGGTGATTCCTATGTCATCGAATCCATGTTCACTCGGATCTAGCATATATTCAACTTTCCCCGGGCACTTCCCCCAGACGTTTTCCCGCGTCGGACGGTTAAATAGATTAGTTTTTTAACCTCTGCTGGGGAGAGTTCGTTCGGTATTTTTCGCCTTTAACGGTCTGCCCTATTGGAAAGAGTGAGGTAACTTGCTCACCATCTTGAGAACCAGTGAGATGCCTAACAGCAATATGGAGCCAACCATCTCCACCTGCGTTGGCATCACCCAACTCAAGCCAAATTGTCTCCGACTGTGAATCATATTCGGTGTTTTCCGGTTTAACTACAAGTCCCGTCTCACTAAGGTCGGCTCCCTCGTCAGCAATCTTAACTAAATCTTCTACTGTTACGTCGTCACTGACGTAGTAGTCATCGTCGTTTCCACGACTCTCGGTAGCTTCGAATCCGCCGGAGGTCGTTGCTCCCGATTCGATTGTTCTCGTAGGCTTGTAGGAGTTTCCGACGTTCTGCACGACTCAGTTCACCATTCCGTTCCAATTTAGCGAATCGTTTGGCGACATCGGGGTCAATGTCGTCGGCCTGCCGCATGATAGCGACGAAGTTGTCGCCGCCGTCCGCGATGAGTTCGGGGTCGTCGGTCCGTGCAAGCAGTCGCCCGACTACTCGCTGGTCGGCCGACTGCATGCCGTCGATTTGCGAGTGCGTACTCGCCTCTGCGTTCGAGAGTCGCTGGCGTGCGTCGTACTTCCCGGCGGCGGTCTTCACGCCCGCCACCACCCGGCGTCCGCTCTTCTTGCTCAAGTGCCAGCTTCCCTTCGCCGCTCGCTCGCCGAGTTCGAACGTCACCCGCTTTGCGCGCCCGGTCGTCCGCTCCTTCGCCACGTCGTAGTACCGTTTCGCTTCCGAGAGGCGTCCGTTGCGGTCGAGGCGGTCTACGAGGTCGGCGAATCGGTCGGAGTTTTTCACCGCGGTCTGGGCTTGTCCGCCGACCACCAGTTGGACGGCTTGGAACGCCACGTAGCCCGTGTACCAGCCGACGCGGAACGCATCATACTCGGCTTGCTCGCTCGGGTCCGACCTGTCGTAGGGATTGTTCGTCGCTTGTTTCGCTTCGAGACTCTCGACCATCTGGCGGGGGAGTGTGGCGAGAATCTTGTCGATGAGTCCGAGTCGGTCGACGAGAGTGGCGAGTTGCTCGAACGCTCCGAGGAACGCGAGTGGCTGGTCGGTGAGCGCTTTGACCGTCTGCGCGGTGGAACCGGCTCCGACGGTGAATCCCGAGAGCATTCCGGCGAACATCGAGGCGCGTTCCGGGCCGAGGTCAGACTGGGTGGTGAGTTCTTTGACGGTCGCGCCGTAGACGTTCGCGCGTTCCATCGCCACCTGCTGGCGGCGGTTGTCGTGGGTGTCGCGGGCGTGAACCACGACGCTCGTCCCGGTCAATCCGTCGAGAATCGTCTCGGGCAGACCCGTCTCGAACGCGCGGGACTGACTCCCGTGGCGGTCGCCACCCCACGTCGTCCGCGTCTGGACCTCGCCGTTTTTCGTGAGCCGTGAGGACGCCACCCCGCTC
It encodes:
- a CDS encoding thrombospondin type 3 repeat-containing protein yields the protein MRQDSDDDGLDDGRELDLGTDPTRADTDGDGIADAEERRGGSDPTLADYEGPTIDVFRAEFGKDAFSGDTSYAVGYRVDDPSGVASSRLTKNGEVQTRTTWGGDRHGSQSRAFETGLPETILDGLTGTSVVVHARDTHDNRRQQVAMERANVYGATVKELTTQSDLGPERASMFAGMLSGFTVGAGSTAQTVKALTDQPLAFLGAFEQLATLVDRLGLIDKILATLPRQMVESLEAKQATNNPYDRSDPSEQAEYDAFRVGWYTGYVAFQAVQLVVGGQAQTAVKNSDRFADLVDRLDRNGRLSEAKRYYDVAKERTTGRAKRVTFELGERAAKGSWHLSKKSGRRVVAGVKTAAGKYDARQRLSNAEASTHSQIDGMQSADQRVVGRLLARTDDPELIADGGDNFVAIMRQADDIDPDVAKRFAKLERNGELSRAERRKLLQAYENNRIGSNDLRRIRSYRESWKRR